Part of the Synechococcus sp. HK01-R genome is shown below.
CCGGGATATGGAGATGGCAGAACCCGGCCTTACGCAAGCGAATGCTTTGGTCTGGAGCACCGAGAAGCCTTGCTGCAAAGGCACTGAGATCAGGCTCATGACCAACGAGGAGGCAACGGCCCTCCAGGCTTGGCAGCAGGGCATCGCAATCACCTCCAGGCATCAACCTCGACTCCAGCTGCAGCTCTGAAGCGAGACCAACCTGAAGAGCCAGCTCCGCTGTCTCCCGGGCCCGTCGAAAAGGGCTGCTGAGCAGGCGATCGGCGTTGAAACCCAGACTGCGCAGTCTGCGCACCACCGCCAGGGTGCGCT
Proteins encoded:
- a CDS encoding histidine phosphatase family protein translates to MPGSASLDLFLLRHGIAEERVAGRDDPERALTPPGRQRTLAVVRRLRSLGFNADRLLSSPFRRARETAELALQVGLASELQLESRLMPGGDCDALLPSLEGRCLLVGHEPDLSAFAARLLGAPDQSIRLRKAGFCHLHIPAGPADARSGAQLEALLRPRFLLPRSV